In the genome of Fusobacterium necrogenes, one region contains:
- the glyQ gene encoding glycine--tRNA ligase subunit alpha: protein MTFQEIIFALQKYWSSKGCVLGNPYDIEKGAGTFNPNTFLMSLGPEPWSVAYVEPSRRPKDGRYGENPNRVYQHHQFQVIMKPSPLNIQELYLESLRVLGIEPEKHDIRFVEDDWESPTLGAWGLGWEVWLDGMEVTQFTYFQQVGGLELDPIPVEITYGLERIALYIQNKENIYDLEWAPGVKYGDMRFQFEYENSKYSFELADLDKHFKWFDEFEKEASRILDEGLVLPAYDYVLKCSHVFNVLDSRGAISTTERMAYILRVRNLARRCAEVYVQNRKDLGYPLLKK, encoded by the coding sequence ATGACATTTCAAGAGATAATTTTTGCCCTTCAAAAATATTGGAGTTCTAAAGGGTGTGTATTAGGAAACCCTTATGATATTGAGAAGGGAGCTGGAACATTTAACCCAAATACATTCCTTATGTCATTAGGACCTGAACCATGGAGCGTGGCATATGTTGAACCATCAAGAAGGCCTAAAGATGGAAGATATGGAGAGAATCCAAATAGAGTTTATCAACACCATCAATTTCAAGTTATAATGAAACCATCTCCATTAAATATTCAAGAGCTTTATCTAGAAAGTTTAAGGGTATTAGGAATAGAACCTGAAAAGCATGATATCCGTTTTGTAGAAGATGACTGGGAATCACCTACACTTGGAGCATGGGGACTTGGTTGGGAAGTATGGTTAGATGGAATGGAGGTAACTCAATTCACATATTTCCAACAAGTAGGAGGATTAGAGCTTGATCCTATTCCTGTTGAGATTACTTATGGGCTAGAAAGAATAGCACTATATATACAAAATAAAGAAAATATTTATGATTTAGAATGGGCTCCAGGAGTAAAATATGGAGATATGAGATTCCAATTTGAATATGAAAACTCTAAATACTCATTTGAATTAGCAGATTTAGATAAACATTTTAAATGGTTTGATGAGTTTGAAAAAGAAGCAAGTAGAATACTAGACGAAGGTTTAGTATTACCAGCTTATGACTATGTTTTAAAATGTTCTCATGTATTCAATGTACTAGACTCAAGAGGTGCTATATCTACGACTGAGAGAATGGCATATATATTAAGAGTAAGAAACTTAGCAAGAAGATGTGCTGAAGTTTATGTTCAAAATAGAAAAGATTTAGGATATCCGCTATTAAAAAAATAA
- the glyS gene encoding glycine--tRNA ligase subunit beta has translation MRLLFEIGMEELPARFLKQALSDLKSNLETKLNNERIKFDEIKTYGTPRRLVLDVHNLAENQEDLDLVNLGPAKNVAYVNGEISRAGLGFAKSQGIEPEQLEIVSTPKGEYIAARKFMKGRATKELLSEILKSLVLELNFPKSMKWADKKLRFARPVQWFLALCDSEVVPFEIEGIASRNRSRGHRFFGKEFEVSNIEEYFTKVKENNVIIDIEERRALVKDLVAKCAGAGEQVHIEEELLDEVTNLIEYPCPIVGSFNADFLEVPQDVLIISMQVHQRYFPILDTNGKLLPKFVVVRNGIESSDFVRKGNEKVLSARLADARFFYQEDLKHPLADNVEKLKTVVFQKDLGTIYQKIERSKEIATYLIDVLGCTDRKEDVLRTVYLAKADLVSNMIGEKEFTKLQGFMGADYALKSGENEKVSLGIKEHYYPRFQGDLLPTEMEGIIAGISDRIDTLVGCFGVGVIPSGSKDPFALRRAALGIANVIVNSKLNISLKALVNKSLDTLVADGVLKRDRATVETEVLEFFKQRAINIFGDMGYSRDVIVAVVDKDCDNLVDALERVKTLESFAKEEEFGKLLPVLKRVGNISKDHTDMIINPKLFKEDIEKKLYQFSVELSNKINLAIEQRDYTNYLQEIIAGKDIINNYFDKVIVMDKDEDIKNNRLSQMKFLTDIFTEMADLNQVEER, from the coding sequence TTGAGATTATTATTTGAAATTGGAATGGAAGAATTGCCAGCAAGATTTCTTAAGCAGGCATTAAGTGATTTAAAATCTAATTTAGAAACAAAATTAAATAATGAAAGAATAAAATTTGATGAGATAAAAACTTATGGAACACCTAGAAGATTAGTACTAGATGTACATAACTTAGCTGAAAACCAAGAGGACTTAGATCTTGTAAACTTAGGACCAGCTAAAAATGTAGCTTATGTAAATGGAGAAATTTCAAGAGCTGGACTTGGATTTGCTAAATCTCAAGGAATAGAACCAGAGCAACTAGAAATTGTTTCTACTCCAAAAGGAGAATACATAGCTGCTAGAAAATTTATGAAAGGTAGAGCTACTAAAGAACTTTTATCTGAAATTTTAAAATCTCTAGTATTAGAGTTAAACTTCCCAAAATCTATGAAATGGGCAGATAAAAAATTAAGATTTGCAAGACCAGTTCAATGGTTCTTAGCTTTATGTGATTCAGAAGTAGTTCCATTTGAAATAGAAGGAATAGCAAGTCGAAATAGATCAAGAGGACATAGATTCTTTGGAAAAGAGTTTGAAGTATCTAACATAGAAGAATACTTTACAAAAGTTAAAGAGAATAATGTTATCATAGATATAGAGGAGAGAAGAGCATTAGTTAAAGATTTAGTAGCTAAATGTGCTGGTGCTGGAGAGCAAGTTCACATTGAAGAGGAGCTATTAGATGAGGTAACAAATTTAATAGAGTATCCTTGTCCAATAGTTGGAAGTTTCAATGCTGATTTCTTAGAAGTACCACAAGATGTATTAATTATATCTATGCAAGTACACCAAAGATATTTCCCTATTTTAGATACTAATGGAAAATTACTTCCTAAATTTGTAGTTGTAAGAAATGGTATTGAATCTTCTGATTTCGTAAGAAAAGGAAATGAAAAAGTATTATCAGCTAGACTTGCAGATGCTAGATTCTTCTATCAAGAAGATTTAAAACATCCATTAGCTGATAATGTAGAAAAATTAAAAACAGTAGTATTCCAAAAAGATTTAGGAACTATCTATCAAAAAATAGAAAGAAGTAAAGAGATAGCTACTTATCTAATAGATGTATTAGGTTGTACAGATAGAAAAGAAGATGTATTAAGAACTGTATATCTAGCTAAAGCTGACCTAGTTTCTAATATGATAGGAGAGAAAGAGTTTACAAAACTTCAAGGATTTATGGGAGCAGATTATGCACTAAAATCTGGAGAGAATGAAAAAGTTTCATTAGGAATAAAAGAGCACTATTATCCAAGATTCCAAGGTGACTTATTACCAACAGAAATGGAAGGAATAATAGCGGGTATATCTGATAGAATAGACACTCTAGTAGGATGTTTTGGAGTAGGAGTTATTCCAAGTGGTTCAAAAGACCCATTTGCTTTAAGAAGAGCAGCTTTAGGAATAGCTAACGTAATAGTTAACTCTAAATTAAATATATCATTAAAAGCATTAGTTAATAAATCTTTAGATACTTTAGTAGCTGACGGAGTATTAAAAAGAGATAGAGCTACTGTAGAAACTGAAGTATTAGAATTCTTTAAACAAAGAGCTATCAATATTTTTGGTGATATGGGATATAGTAGAGATGTAATTGTTGCAGTAGTAGATAAAGATTGTGATAACTTAGTAGATGCACTTGAAAGAGTAAAAACTTTAGAGTCATTTGCTAAAGAGGAAGAGTTTGGAAAACTATTACCTGTATTAAAAAGAGTTGGAAATATCTCTAAAGACCATACAGATATGATAATTAATCCAAAATTATTCAAAGAGGATATAGAGAAGAAATTATATCAATTTTCTGTAGAGTTAAGTAATAAAATAAATCTAGCTATTGAGCAAAGAGATTATACTAACTATTTACAAGAGATAATAGCTGGAAAAGATATAATCAATAACTATTTTGATAAAGTAATAGTAATGGATAAGGATGAGGATATTAAAAATAATAGATTATCTCAAATGAAATTTTTAACTGATATCTTTACTGAGATGGCAGATTTGAACCAAGTAGAAGAGAGATAA
- a CDS encoding PTS transporter subunit IIC, translated as MREFLKRKDVELSIKRYLIDASSYMALGLFSTLLIGTILNTVGGKLGITFLTDAVWKTARDMTGPGIGIAVAYGLKAPHLVLFSSTITGGIGAIYGGPVGAFIGAVVGVEFGKIVSKETKVDIIVTPAVTIITGSLIVYLVGPFVAKLMATFGAMVTYATELQPFAMGILVSTIVGIALTLPISSAALCMMIGLGGLAGGAATVGCSAQMVGFAVMSFKENGWGGLVAQGIGTSMLQIGNIVKNWKIWIPPIVAGAILGPVSTIVFKFQNIPIASGMGTSGFIGQFGTITAMNSIGVTGLKLYLGILLLHFLLPAIITLIVAKFMRRKGWIKDGDLKLDL; from the coding sequence ATGCGAGAGTTTTTAAAAAGAAAAGATGTAGAATTATCTATAAAAAGATATTTGATTGATGCTTCTAGTTATATGGCATTGGGACTTTTTTCTACTCTACTTATAGGAACTATACTCAATACGGTGGGAGGAAAATTAGGAATAACTTTTTTAACTGATGCAGTATGGAAGACAGCTAGAGATATGACGGGCCCTGGAATAGGAATTGCAGTAGCTTATGGGTTAAAAGCTCCTCATTTAGTTCTATTTTCTTCTACTATAACTGGAGGTATAGGAGCTATCTACGGAGGTCCTGTAGGAGCTTTTATAGGAGCAGTTGTTGGAGTAGAATTTGGTAAAATAGTATCTAAAGAGACAAAAGTAGATATAATAGTAACTCCAGCTGTAACTATAATAACAGGCTCTTTAATTGTTTATTTAGTAGGACCATTTGTAGCGAAACTTATGGCAACTTTTGGTGCTATGGTAACATATGCTACAGAATTACAACCATTTGCTATGGGCATACTTGTTTCAACTATCGTTGGAATAGCATTAACTCTCCCTATTAGTAGTGCAGCTTTATGTATGATGATAGGGTTAGGAGGTCTTGCTGGAGGAGCTGCAACAGTAGGATGTTCAGCTCAGATGGTAGGTTTTGCAGTAATGAGTTTTAAAGAAAATGGTTGGGGTGGACTTGTAGCACAAGGAATTGGGACATCCATGCTTCAGATAGGAAATATAGTAAAAAATTGGAAGATATGGATACCACCAATAGTAGCAGGAGCTATATTGGGTCCAGTGTCTACAATAGTTTTTAAATTTCAAAATATACCGATAGCTTCAGGAATGGGAACAAGTGGATTTATAGGACAGTTTGGAACAATTACAGCTATGAATAGTATAGGAGTAACTGGATTAAAATTATATCTAGGAATATTATTACTTCATTTTTTATTACCGGCTATAATTACTTTAATAGTAGCAAAGTTTATGAGAAGAAAAGGTTGGATAAAAGATGGAGATTTGAAGTTAGATCTGTAG
- the folE gene encoding GTP cyclohydrolase I FolE: MELKKIEKAFEMILDGIGEDKNREGLVDTPKRVAQSYEEFFSGVNKDPIEPLLKYFSVENNDLVMERNIDFYSMCEHHFLPFFGTIDIAYIPNGKIVGFGDIIKSIEILTKRPQIQERLGSELADVIYRTLNCQGVMVAIRAKHLCMTMRGVKKENSQIITTAYRGVFEDDAARRIEILTLLK, encoded by the coding sequence ATGGAGTTAAAAAAGATAGAGAAAGCTTTTGAAATGATACTAGATGGAATAGGAGAAGATAAAAATAGAGAAGGCTTAGTAGATACACCTAAAAGAGTTGCTCAAAGTTATGAAGAGTTTTTTTCAGGTGTAAATAAAGATCCAATAGAACCATTGCTTAAATATTTTTCAGTAGAGAATAACGATTTAGTTATGGAGAGAAATATAGATTTTTATTCTATGTGTGAACACCATTTTTTACCTTTCTTTGGAACAATAGATATAGCATATATCCCAAATGGAAAAATAGTAGGTTTTGGAGATATTATTAAGAGTATAGAGATACTTACAAAAAGGCCACAGATACAGGAAAGACTTGGAAGTGAGCTAGCAGATGTAATTTATAGAACACTTAATTGTCAAGGTGTTATGGTAGCAATAAGGGCAAAGCATCTATGTATGACTATGAGAGGGGTAAAAAAAGAAAATAGTCAAATAATAACTACTGCTTATCGAGGTGTATTTGAAGATGATGCTGCTAGAAGAATAGAAATATTAACTTTATTAAAATAA